TCTCGTTCGCCGTCCGGCCGGGCGAGGCGATCGGTGTCGTCGGCCGCAACGGCCAGGGCAAGTCCACGCTGCTCAAGCTCGTGGCCCAGGTGATGCTGCCCGACGAGGGCCGTGTGCACGTCGGCGCCGGGGTCGCGCCGCTCATCGAGATCACCGGCGGGTTCGTCGGCGACCTCACGGTCCGGGACAACGTGTACCTGACCGCGGGGCTGCACGGGATGAGCCGGACCGAGATCCGGGACGCCTTCGACGAGATCATCGCGTTCGCCGAGATCGGGGACTTCGTCGACACCCCCTACAAGCACCTGTCGAGCGGCATGAAGGTCCGCATCGCCTTCGCCGTGATCTCGCGGCTGGACGAGCCGGTCATCCTGGTCGACGAGGTCCTGGCCGTCGGCGACAAGTCGTTCCGCGAGAAGTGCTACAAGCGCATCGAGGAGCTGCTCGACGGCGGTCGGACGCTGTTCTTCGTCTCGCACAGCGACAAGGACCTACGCCGCTTCTGCGACCGCGGGCTGTACCTGGACAAGGGGCGGCTGCAGTTCGACGGACCGATCGACGAGGCCCTCGACCGGTACAACGCGGACCACGGCGCCTGACCGCAGCGGTGCCTGACCGCAGCGTCACGTGACCGCAGCGGTGCCCGACCGCAGCGACACGTGACCGCAGCGACACCTGACCGCAGCAACGCGCGACGAGCCGCACCGGAGGCGTGCCCACTCCTCCACAACCGGGCTCCCTCGGCACCACTCCACAGGCCGGTCTCCCCCGGGGCTCCGCCGGGCCCCGACGTCGGACCCCACCCCTAACGTGCTGCCCATGCACCACCCCACCCCCGCGTACCCAGTA
The sequence above is drawn from the Curtobacterium sp. L6-1 genome and encodes:
- a CDS encoding ABC transporter ATP-binding protein, whose translation is MATTEPTVTRDTTAPVISVTDAGIRFKRNRRARRSFKDLFGRGERRRRSDEFWALRNVSFAVRPGEAIGVVGRNGQGKSTLLKLVAQVMLPDEGRVHVGAGVAPLIEITGGFVGDLTVRDNVYLTAGLHGMSRTEIRDAFDEIIAFAEIGDFVDTPYKHLSSGMKVRIAFAVISRLDEPVILVDEVLAVGDKSFREKCYKRIEELLDGGRTLFFVSHSDKDLRRFCDRGLYLDKGRLQFDGPIDEALDRYNADHGA